The Lysobacter capsici genome has a segment encoding these proteins:
- a CDS encoding helix-turn-helix domain-containing protein, with the protein MKSQQPTIGGLLRSLRARNQWTLKQMSQHSGIPLSTLSKIEHDRLSLTYDKLLQLSQRLDISMSELFAETPTPPRRTVTARRSIGRIRDAMRVTGKNYDSYYLCSELRRKRMTPVISHIRARNLKEFGGFVRRSGEEFVYVLKGAVALHTEYYDTTVLQTGEGSYIDSNMGQAYVLAEGCDAATVLAVCSSDDNEELLASLMASQDEA; encoded by the coding sequence ATGAAGTCGCAACAACCGACCATCGGCGGCCTGCTGCGCTCGCTGCGCGCCCGCAACCAGTGGACGTTGAAACAGATGAGCCAGCACTCGGGAATCCCGCTGTCGACACTGTCCAAGATCGAACACGACCGGCTGTCCCTGACCTACGACAAGCTGCTGCAGCTGAGCCAGCGTCTGGACATCAGCATGTCCGAGCTGTTCGCCGAAACCCCCACGCCGCCACGCCGCACGGTCACCGCCCGCCGCAGCATCGGCCGCATCCGCGACGCGATGCGGGTGACCGGCAAGAACTACGACTCCTACTACCTGTGCTCGGAACTGCGGCGCAAACGCATGACGCCGGTGATCAGCCACATCCGCGCGCGCAACCTCAAGGAATTCGGCGGCTTCGTGCGCCGTTCGGGCGAGGAGTTCGTGTACGTGCTCAAAGGCGCGGTCGCCTTGCACACCGAGTACTACGACACCACCGTGCTGCAGACCGGCGAAGGCAGCTACATCGACTCGAACATGGGCCAGGCCTATGTGCTGGCCGAGGGCTGCGACGCGGCCACGGTGCTGGCGGTGTGCTCGTCGGACGACAATGAGGAACTGCTGGCGTCGTTGATGGCCAGCCAGGACGAAGCCTGA
- the ung gene encoding uracil-DNA glycosylase, translating to MSDGDRGIKLEPSWKQRVGDWFARDDMQALSAFLRERKAAGARIFPPGPQIFAAFDATPFDQVKVVILGQDPYHGYGQAHGLCFSVLPGVSVPPSLDNIFKEIHRDLGITRPDHGYLMPWAHRGVLLLNAVLTVEEGRAGAHQGKGWEGFTDHVVDVLNREREGLVFLLWGSYAQAKGKVIDPRRHRVLKAPHPSPLSAHRGFIGCGHFSAANEYLSKQGQPEIDWTLPPRSAL from the coding sequence ATGAGCGACGGCGACCGCGGCATCAAACTCGAACCCTCGTGGAAGCAGCGCGTCGGCGACTGGTTCGCGCGCGACGACATGCAGGCGTTGTCGGCCTTCCTGCGCGAGCGCAAGGCCGCGGGCGCGCGGATCTTCCCGCCGGGGCCGCAGATCTTCGCCGCGTTCGACGCCACGCCGTTCGATCAGGTGAAAGTGGTGATCCTCGGCCAGGACCCGTACCACGGTTACGGCCAGGCCCACGGCCTGTGCTTCTCGGTGCTGCCCGGCGTGTCGGTGCCGCCGTCGCTCGACAACATCTTCAAGGAAATCCACCGCGACCTCGGCATCACCCGGCCCGATCACGGCTATCTGATGCCGTGGGCGCATCGCGGCGTGCTGTTGCTCAACGCCGTGCTGACGGTCGAAGAAGGCCGCGCCGGCGCGCATCAGGGCAAGGGTTGGGAAGGCTTCACCGATCACGTGGTCGATGTGCTCAATCGCGAGCGCGAAGGCCTGGTGTTCCTGCTGTGGGGCAGCTATGCCCAGGCCAAGGGCAAGGTAATCGACCCGCGCCGGCATCGCGTGCTCAAGGCGCCGCATCCCTCGCCGTTGTCGGCGCACCGCGGCTTCATCGGCTGCGGGCATTTCTCCGCCGCCAACGAGTACCTGTCCAAGCAAGGCCAGCCCGAGATCGACTGGACCTTGCCGCCGCGCAGCGCGCTGTAA
- a CDS encoding response regulator has product MHSQNLRHFDNTSPRVMVVDGSKLVRKLIADVLLRELPNARIVQCGSIIEARVALDHGEVDLVTTALVLPDGDGIALARAVREAATQAYVPVIVVSGDAQAHLEARRFTEDVTDYFDKSLGPSALAEFIRGYVQPQAIPGARVLYVEDSRVVAVATKRMLERHALQVLHFIGVEEALEHLEAHRASGRDGGDAGADLVLTDVYLKGELGGKDLLARLRNDFGYGKRRLPVLVMTGDANRDNQSELLRAGANDLVLKPIEERLLVTKTLFQLRLARLSEPVAAVTA; this is encoded by the coding sequence ATGCACAGCCAGAATCTTCGCCACTTCGATAACACCTCGCCCCGCGTGATGGTGGTCGACGGTTCCAAACTGGTTCGCAAGCTCATCGCCGACGTGTTGCTGCGCGAATTGCCCAATGCGCGCATCGTCCAGTGCGGCAGCATCATCGAGGCGCGGGTCGCGCTCGATCACGGCGAGGTCGATCTGGTCACCACCGCGCTGGTCCTGCCCGACGGCGACGGCATCGCGCTCGCGCGCGCCGTGCGCGAGGCGGCCACGCAGGCCTACGTACCGGTGATCGTGGTGTCCGGCGACGCCCAGGCGCATCTGGAAGCGCGCCGTTTCACCGAGGACGTCACCGATTATTTCGACAAATCGCTCGGCCCCAGCGCGCTGGCCGAATTCATCCGCGGCTACGTGCAGCCGCAGGCGATTCCGGGCGCGCGCGTGCTGTACGTCGAAGACAGCCGGGTGGTCGCGGTCGCGACCAAGCGCATGCTCGAACGCCATGCGCTGCAGGTGCTGCATTTCATCGGCGTGGAAGAAGCGCTGGAGCATCTGGAAGCGCACCGCGCCAGCGGCCGCGACGGCGGCGATGCCGGCGCCGATCTGGTGCTGACCGACGTTTACCTGAAGGGCGAGTTGGGCGGCAAGGACCTGCTCGCGCGACTGCGCAACGACTTCGGCTACGGCAAGCGGCGTCTGCCGGTGCTGGTGATGACCGGCGACGCCAATCGCGACAACCAGAGCGAATTGCTGCGCGCCGGCGCCAACGACCTGGTGCTCAAGCCGATCGAGGAGCGCCTGCTGGTGACCAAGACCTTGTTCCAGCTGCGCCTGGCGCGGCTGTCCGAACCGGTCGCGGCGGTGACGGCATGA
- the ftsX gene encoding permease-like cell division protein FtsX, with product MSSVNSSGTTSEPIPGADREIDIAIDSAPQSRFGAWLDHHLYSLVASLGRLLRKPWAALLTIGVMAVALALPLGLWAALNNVERFAGDVQRSRQISLFLKPEVKLERARALAEELRARPEVGAVDLRTPEQGLADLREKSGLGDTLSAIEGNPLPSLLVVTPKGDELALAQSLEQLAEADLVQHDAGWRQRLDGWLRFGSRLAWVLAAMLGLGALLVVGNTVRLDIQSRRDEIGVLQLLGATDGFIRRPFLYLGACYGLAAGAVALALLTVADHSLREPLTALALSYGSHFQLQGFELGPALAILAGAAALGWLGAGLVTGHYLRQTRAGQG from the coding sequence ATGAGCAGCGTGAATTCTTCCGGGACGACTTCAGAACCGATCCCCGGCGCCGACCGCGAGATCGACATCGCGATCGATTCGGCGCCGCAGTCGCGTTTCGGCGCGTGGCTCGATCATCACCTCTACAGCTTGGTCGCCAGCCTCGGCCGCCTGCTGCGCAAGCCATGGGCGGCGTTGCTGACCATTGGCGTGATGGCGGTGGCGCTGGCGCTGCCGCTGGGGCTGTGGGCGGCGTTGAACAACGTCGAACGTTTCGCCGGCGACGTGCAGCGCTCGCGCCAGATCAGCCTGTTCCTCAAACCCGAGGTCAAGCTCGAACGCGCCCGCGCCCTGGCCGAGGAACTGCGCGCGCGGCCCGAGGTCGGCGCGGTCGATCTGCGCACGCCCGAACAAGGCCTGGCCGATCTGCGCGAGAAAAGCGGCCTGGGCGACACGCTGTCGGCGATCGAGGGCAACCCGCTGCCGAGCCTGCTGGTGGTGACGCCCAAGGGCGACGAACTGGCCCTGGCGCAATCGCTGGAACAACTGGCCGAGGCCGATCTGGTCCAGCACGATGCCGGCTGGCGCCAGCGCCTGGACGGCTGGCTGCGGTTCGGCAGCCGCCTGGCCTGGGTGCTTGCGGCGATGCTGGGCCTGGGCGCCTTGCTGGTGGTCGGCAATACCGTGCGCCTGGACATCCAGTCGCGGCGTGACGAAATCGGCGTGCTGCAATTGCTCGGCGCCACCGACGGCTTCATCCGCCGTCCGTTCCTGTACCTGGGCGCCTGCTACGGCCTGGCCGCCGGCGCGGTCGCGCTGGCCTTGCTGACCGTGGCCGACCACAGCCTGCGCGAGCCCTTGACCGCGCTCGCGCTCAGTTACGGCAGTCACTTCCAGCTGCAGGGCTTCGAGCTGGGACCGGCGCTGGCGATCCTGGCCGGCGCCGCCGCGCTGGGCTGGCTGGGGGCGGGGCTGGTGACCGGCCACTACCTGCGTCAGACCCGGGCCGGGCAGGGCTGA
- the ftsE gene encoding cell division ATP-binding protein FtsE has translation MTVLRFDNVSKRYSSAHEALSEVSFEVAPGEMLFVTGHSGAGKSTLLKLIHLSERPSRGAVLFGERNLLKVGGRRIALHRREVGVVFQDHRLLADRSVADNVALPLLLRGLRRADIGRRVRTTLEKVGLGARATALPGELSAGEQQRVGIARAIIGEPRLLVADEPTGNLDPTLSAEIMTLFQSLPERGTSVLVASHDLALVKRMRKRVLVLNHGRLVDDIAPEDLAE, from the coding sequence ATGACCGTATTGCGCTTCGACAACGTCAGCAAACGCTACAGCAGCGCCCACGAGGCCTTGAGCGAAGTCAGCTTCGAGGTGGCCCCGGGCGAGATGCTGTTCGTGACCGGCCACTCCGGCGCGGGCAAAAGCACCTTGCTCAAGCTGATCCACCTCAGCGAGCGGCCCAGCCGCGGCGCGGTGCTGTTCGGCGAACGAAATCTGCTCAAGGTCGGCGGGCGTCGCATCGCCCTGCACCGGCGCGAGGTCGGGGTGGTGTTTCAAGACCATCGCCTGCTCGCCGATCGCAGCGTCGCCGACAACGTGGCCCTGCCGCTGTTGCTGCGCGGCCTGCGCCGCGCCGACATCGGCCGGCGCGTGCGCACGACCCTGGAGAAAGTCGGCCTGGGCGCGCGCGCGACCGCGCTGCCGGGCGAATTGTCGGCCGGCGAACAACAGCGGGTGGGGATCGCGCGCGCGATCATCGGCGAGCCGCGGCTGTTGGTCGCCGACGAACCCACCGGCAACCTCGACCCGACCCTGTCGGCCGAAATCATGACCTTGTTCCAGTCCTTGCCCGAGCGCGGCACCAGCGTGCTGGTCGCCAGCCACGATCTCGCGTTGGTCAAGCGCATGCGCAAGCGCGTGCTGGTGTTGAACCACGGCCGCCTGGTGGACGATATCGCGCCCGAGGACCTGGCCGAATGA
- the rhlB gene encoding ATP-dependent RNA helicase RhlB — protein MSDKPLTDITFSSFDLHPTLLAGLEAAGFSRCTPIQALTLPLALTGRDVAGQAQTGTGKTLAFLVAVINRLLTSPALAERKPEDPRALILAPTRELAIQIHKDAVKFGSDLGLKFALVYGGVDYDKQREILQSGADVIIATPGRLIDYVKQHKVVSLHACEICVLDEADRMFDLGFIKDIRFLLRRMPIRTERQTLLFSATLSHRVLELAYEHMNEPEKLVVETEFITAAKVRQKVYFPSDEEKIPLLLGLLSRSEGARTMVFVNTKVWVERVARSLERGGYRVGVLSGDVPQKKRESLLNKFQKGQLEILVATDVAARGLHIDGVSHVYNYDLPFDAEDYVHRIGRTARLGAEGDAISFACERYAMSLPDIEAYIEQKLPTAPVDAELLVSLPRTPREVPAGEEGEENESIGAIFKEAREQRAADEERRGGGRSRSGSGGPGAGRGGRSEGRRDGAPPRRPRSEGGPAKSTEVKPVEGAPAQDGAPAAPRPPRKPRVEGAAVNPDAAAANPAAAEGERAPRKRRRRRGGRRIEGAEGAQAAANAAAPTAKPVAANKPAAAKPAAASAPAASGDGKPSLLGRIGRKLKSLVARPPRTQH, from the coding sequence ATGAGCGACAAGCCTTTAACCGATATCACTTTCTCCTCGTTCGACCTGCACCCGACCCTGTTGGCCGGCCTCGAAGCCGCCGGGTTCTCGCGCTGCACGCCGATTCAGGCCCTGACCCTGCCGCTGGCGCTGACCGGGCGCGATGTCGCCGGCCAGGCGCAGACCGGCACCGGTAAGACGCTGGCGTTCCTGGTCGCGGTGATCAACCGCCTGCTGACCAGCCCGGCCCTGGCCGAGCGCAAGCCCGAGGACCCGCGCGCGCTGATCCTGGCGCCGACCCGCGAACTGGCGATCCAGATCCACAAGGACGCGGTCAAGTTCGGTTCCGACCTCGGCCTGAAATTCGCCCTGGTCTACGGCGGCGTGGACTACGACAAACAGCGCGAAATCCTGCAGAGCGGCGCCGACGTCATCATCGCGACCCCGGGCCGCCTGATCGACTACGTTAAGCAGCACAAGGTCGTGTCGCTGCACGCCTGCGAGATCTGCGTGCTCGACGAAGCCGACCGCATGTTCGACCTGGGCTTCATCAAGGACATCCGCTTCCTGCTGCGGCGCATGCCGATCCGCACCGAGCGCCAGACCCTGCTGTTCTCGGCCACGCTGAGCCATCGCGTGCTGGAACTGGCCTACGAGCACATGAACGAGCCCGAGAAGCTCGTGGTCGAGACCGAGTTCATCACCGCGGCCAAGGTCCGGCAGAAGGTGTACTTCCCGTCCGACGAAGAAAAGATCCCGCTGCTGCTGGGCCTGCTGTCGCGCAGCGAAGGCGCGCGCACCATGGTGTTCGTCAACACCAAGGTCTGGGTGGAGCGCGTGGCGCGTTCGCTCGAGCGCGGCGGGTATCGCGTCGGCGTGCTGTCGGGCGACGTGCCGCAGAAGAAGCGCGAATCGCTGCTCAACAAGTTCCAGAAGGGCCAGCTGGAAATCCTGGTCGCCACCGACGTGGCCGCGCGCGGCCTGCACATCGACGGCGTCAGCCACGTCTACAACTACGATCTGCCGTTCGACGCGGAAGACTACGTGCACCGCATCGGCCGCACCGCGCGCCTGGGCGCCGAGGGCGACGCGATCAGCTTCGCCTGCGAACGCTATGCGATGAGCCTGCCCGACATCGAGGCCTACATCGAGCAGAAGCTGCCGACCGCGCCGGTCGACGCCGAGCTGCTGGTGTCGCTGCCGCGCACGCCGCGCGAAGTGCCGGCGGGCGAGGAAGGCGAGGAGAACGAAAGCATCGGCGCGATCTTCAAGGAAGCGCGCGAACAGCGCGCCGCCGATGAAGAACGCCGTGGCGGCGGTCGCAGCCGCAGCGGTTCCGGCGGTCCCGGCGCGGGCCGTGGCGGGCGCAGCGAAGGTCGCCGCGATGGCGCGCCGCCGCGTCGTCCGCGCAGCGAAGGCGGTCCGGCCAAGAGCACCGAGGTCAAGCCGGTCGAAGGCGCTCCCGCGCAGGACGGCGCGCCGGCCGCGCCGCGTCCGCCGCGCAAGCCGCGGGTCGAAGGCGCGGCGGTCAATCCCGATGCCGCGGCCGCCAACCCCGCCGCCGCCGAAGGCGAACGCGCGCCGCGCAAGCGTCGTCGCCGTCGCGGTGGTCGCCGGATCGAAGGCGCCGAAGGCGCGCAGGCGGCCGCGAATGCGGCGGCGCCGACGGCCAAGCCGGTTGCCGCCAACAAGCCGGCCGCGGCCAAGCCCGCGGCGGCGTCGGCACCGGCCGCTTCGGGCGACGGCAAGCCGTCGTTGCTGGGCCGGATCGGCCGCAAGCTCAAGTCGCTGGTCGCGCGTCCGCCGCGTACGCAGCACTGA
- the trxA gene encoding thioredoxin gives MSEKVLHAGDSDFDATVLQSSEPVLVDFWAPWCGPCKAIGPIVEQLADQYQGKAKVVKVDVQEFPSLGVRYNVRSIPMLLMFKDGQVHSSQLGAPPNIKSLLTQMIDKAI, from the coding sequence GTGAGCGAAAAAGTTCTGCATGCTGGCGATTCCGACTTCGACGCCACCGTGCTGCAGTCGTCCGAACCCGTCCTGGTCGATTTCTGGGCCCCGTGGTGCGGCCCGTGCAAGGCGATCGGCCCGATCGTCGAGCAGCTCGCCGACCAGTACCAGGGCAAGGCCAAGGTGGTGAAGGTCGACGTGCAGGAATTCCCGTCGCTGGGCGTTCGCTATAACGTGCGCAGCATCCCCATGCTGCTGATGTTCAAGGACGGCCAGGTCCATTCCAGCCAGTTGGGCGCGCCGCCGAACATCAAGTCGCTGCTCACCCAGATGATCGACAAGGCCATCTGA
- the rho gene encoding transcription termination factor Rho, whose product MRKPRASKTADAAPAVVSDASPLIPARPAPAAPAPVVPAPAKPAPAAPAPAAASESSSAPAAPVAPKAPAPAAHAGGDSAPAASGASDSSASHGHDGNGGQQQQGQNQQGQQRDGAYDANRGGNNRRDRFRNRRDRDRSGGGGGGGGGGGNNRPQQRGGGDDFDNGENFVPRPHPQVPEGFPQYSLGDLKRMPAPKLMDLADQLSIQEGVARARKQDVIFALLKVLTRHGEGVAADGVLEILPDGFGFLRAAEASYLAGPDDTYISPSQIRRFNLRTGDHLSGRIRFPKDGERYFALSVVDSINGEPLEASKNKVLFENLTPLFPRRKFKLERADGSTEDITGRILDLMAPQGKGQRALIVSPPKAGKTMMMQQVATAITHNHPDVHLIVLLVDERPEEVTEMQRTVRGEVVSSTFDEPAARHVQVAEMVIERAKRLVEHKKDVVILLDSITRLARAYNNVVPSSGKVLSGGVDANALHRPKRFFGAARNVEEGGSLTIIATALIDTGSKMDEVIYEEFKGTGNSEVHLNRRIAEKRVYPAIDINRSGTRREDLLIEPELLQKIWILRKLLHGMDEIGAMEFLLDKMKTTKSNDEFFSSMKR is encoded by the coding sequence GTGCGTAAACCGCGCGCCAGCAAAACCGCCGACGCCGCTCCGGCCGTCGTGAGCGATGCCAGCCCACTGATTCCGGCCAGACCGGCCCCCGCCGCGCCGGCACCTGTCGTGCCCGCGCCGGCCAAACCCGCACCCGCCGCCCCGGCTCCGGCCGCCGCATCCGAATCCTCCAGCGCGCCCGCCGCGCCGGTCGCTCCCAAAGCCCCCGCTCCGGCCGCGCATGCCGGCGGCGATTCCGCTCCGGCCGCCTCCGGCGCCAGCGATTCGTCCGCCTCGCACGGTCACGACGGCAATGGCGGTCAGCAGCAGCAAGGCCAGAACCAGCAGGGCCAGCAGCGCGACGGCGCCTACGACGCCAACCGTGGCGGCAACAATCGCCGCGACCGTTTCCGTAACCGTCGCGACCGCGATCGCAGCGGTGGCGGTGGCGGTGGCGGCGGTGGTGGCGGCAACAACCGTCCGCAGCAGCGCGGCGGCGGCGACGATTTCGACAACGGCGAGAACTTCGTCCCGCGTCCGCACCCGCAGGTGCCCGAGGGCTTCCCGCAGTACTCGCTGGGCGACCTCAAGCGCATGCCCGCGCCGAAGCTGATGGATCTGGCCGACCAGCTGAGCATCCAGGAAGGCGTCGCCCGCGCGCGCAAGCAGGACGTGATCTTCGCCCTGCTGAAAGTGCTGACCCGCCACGGCGAAGGCGTCGCCGCCGACGGCGTGCTGGAAATCCTGCCCGACGGCTTCGGCTTCCTGCGCGCGGCCGAGGCGAGCTACCTCGCCGGCCCGGACGATACCTACATCTCGCCCAGCCAGATCCGCCGCTTCAACCTGCGCACCGGCGATCACCTGTCCGGCCGCATCCGCTTCCCGAAGGACGGCGAACGCTATTTCGCCCTGTCGGTCGTCGACAGCATCAACGGCGAGCCGCTGGAAGCGTCGAAGAACAAGGTCCTGTTCGAAAACCTGACCCCGCTGTTCCCGCGCCGCAAGTTCAAGCTCGAGCGCGCCGACGGTTCGACCGAGGACATCACCGGCCGCATCCTCGACCTGATGGCGCCGCAGGGCAAAGGCCAGCGCGCGCTGATCGTCTCGCCGCCCAAGGCCGGTAAGACGATGATGATGCAGCAGGTCGCCACCGCGATCACGCACAACCATCCCGACGTGCACCTGATCGTGCTGCTGGTCGACGAGCGTCCGGAAGAAGTGACCGAAATGCAGCGCACCGTGCGCGGCGAAGTGGTTTCCTCGACCTTCGACGAACCGGCCGCGCGCCACGTGCAGGTCGCCGAGATGGTGATCGAGCGCGCCAAGCGCCTGGTCGAACACAAGAAGGACGTGGTGATCCTGCTCGACTCGATCACCCGCCTGGCCCGCGCCTACAACAACGTCGTGCCGAGTTCGGGCAAGGTGCTGTCGGGCGGCGTCGACGCCAACGCCCTGCACCGTCCGAAGCGATTCTTCGGCGCCGCGCGTAACGTCGAGGAAGGCGGCTCGCTGACGATCATCGCCACCGCCCTGATCGACACCGGCAGCAAGATGGACGAGGTGATCTACGAAGAGTTCAAGGGCACCGGCAACTCGGAAGTCCACTTGAACCGCCGTATCGCCGAAAAGCGCGTATACCCGGCGATCGACATCAACCGTTCCGGCACCCGTCGCGAAGACCTGCTGATCGAGCCCGAGCTGCTGCAGAAGATTTGGATCCTGCGCAAGCTGCTGCACGGCATGGACGAAATCGGCGCGATGGAATTCCTGCTCGACAAGATGAAGACCACCAAGTCGAACGACGAATTCTTCAGCTCGATGAAGCGCTGA
- a CDS encoding XVIPCD domain-containing protein, whose product MNAAVDSILDAHLPRSDAAANPRHYAGQGAAQEHAQTYTALLPADAEWSRDTVLRAFVADALQRNGQVVDEDTLEATIASASAPGGALADVELSWKLHPGETRADGRVAPPFHGYEVELPANAQNALVEYSKTWSAQRDANGPAPVDEHLRELKQLAVNGGHGDITQTLEALDAAIKSGNAAHLNGQPLDAAAMAAVLEFANRTGREREAAKILERYSAIKDVAHDVRDIGQNAGRVFNGRDPLTGMPLTTNQRVDSAFDLLNGGFKTVGNIGNIATMFGARNAGLVGGLIGIAPIGIAVVAFAAGAFELIKHAREALLKPRWDEFRERFPFGEGLEPKQAINGVMRNIAGMPTDGANALSTATRVLDGLGQNPETRERFLSFLKQKVHPESLVDALASGQGLDKLTAPQAIQLAQSAKGSAREFLDLELNDVKRYVRDRDGERERGTYLLPPELRDAANRNTNKVGGTLEEGLRVAGILSSSANALNGQYRDMLDKVKGTEIPQNRLSEQQQKNLAAALVPAARDGGLTQVDHLLASKDGSKLFAVQGDLQSPARRMVTLDVASASHQSVETSSQLAARHTAATESPTQQQATPGGRGF is encoded by the coding sequence ATGAATGCAGCAGTCGATTCGATCCTGGACGCCCACCTGCCGCGCAGCGATGCCGCCGCCAACCCGCGTCATTACGCCGGGCAAGGCGCCGCGCAGGAACACGCGCAAACCTATACCGCGCTGCTGCCCGCCGACGCCGAGTGGTCGCGCGACACCGTGCTGCGCGCGTTCGTCGCCGATGCGTTGCAACGCAACGGCCAGGTGGTCGACGAGGACACGCTCGAAGCCACCATCGCCTCGGCCTCCGCGCCCGGCGGCGCGCTGGCCGATGTCGAGCTGAGCTGGAAACTGCATCCGGGCGAAACCCGCGCCGACGGCCGCGTTGCGCCGCCGTTCCACGGTTACGAAGTGGAGTTGCCGGCGAACGCGCAGAACGCGCTGGTCGAATACTCCAAGACCTGGTCGGCGCAGCGCGACGCCAACGGCCCGGCGCCGGTCGACGAGCATCTGCGCGAACTCAAGCAGCTCGCGGTCAACGGCGGCCACGGCGACATCACCCAGACCCTGGAAGCGCTGGACGCGGCGATCAAGTCCGGCAACGCCGCCCATCTCAACGGCCAGCCGCTCGATGCGGCGGCGATGGCCGCGGTGCTGGAGTTCGCCAACCGCACCGGCCGCGAACGCGAAGCGGCGAAGATCCTCGAGCGCTACAGCGCGATCAAGGACGTGGCGCATGACGTCAGGGACATCGGCCAGAACGCCGGCCGCGTGTTCAACGGCCGCGACCCGCTGACCGGCATGCCGCTGACCACCAACCAGCGCGTCGACTCCGCGTTCGATCTGCTCAACGGCGGCTTCAAGACCGTCGGTAATATCGGCAACATCGCGACCATGTTCGGCGCGCGCAATGCGGGCCTGGTCGGCGGCCTGATCGGCATCGCGCCGATCGGCATCGCGGTGGTGGCGTTCGCCGCCGGCGCCTTCGAGCTGATCAAGCACGCGCGCGAAGCGCTGCTCAAGCCGCGCTGGGACGAATTCCGCGAGCGTTTCCCGTTCGGCGAGGGCCTGGAACCCAAGCAGGCCATCAACGGGGTGATGCGCAATATCGCCGGCATGCCGACCGACGGCGCCAATGCGCTGTCCACCGCCACGCGCGTGCTCGATGGCCTGGGCCAGAATCCGGAAACGCGCGAGCGCTTTCTGTCCTTCCTCAAGCAGAAAGTGCATCCCGAATCGCTGGTCGACGCCCTGGCCTCGGGCCAGGGCCTGGACAAGCTCACCGCGCCGCAGGCGATCCAGCTGGCGCAGTCGGCCAAGGGCTCGGCGCGCGAGTTCCTCGATCTGGAGCTCAACGACGTCAAGCGCTACGTGCGCGATCGCGACGGCGAGCGCGAGCGCGGCACCTACCTGCTGCCGCCGGAGCTGCGCGACGCGGCCAACCGCAACACCAACAAGGTCGGCGGCACGCTCGAGGAAGGCCTGCGCGTGGCCGGTATTCTCAGCAGCAGCGCGAACGCCTTGAACGGGCAGTACCGCGACATGCTCGACAAGGTCAAAGGCACCGAGATCCCGCAGAACCGGCTCAGCGAGCAGCAGCAGAAGAACCTCGCCGCGGCCTTGGTCCCGGCCGCGCGCGACGGCGGCCTGACCCAGGTCGATCACCTGCTCGCGAGCAAGGACGGCAGCAAGCTGTTCGCGGTGCAGGGCGATCTGCAATCGCCGGCGCGGCGCATGGTCACGCTCGATGTCGCCAGCGCTTCGCATCAGAGCGTGGAGACGAGCAGTCAGCTCGCCGCGCGCCACACCGCCGCGACCGAGTCGCCGACCCAGCAGCAGGCCACGCCGGGCGGCCGCGGGTTCTGA
- a CDS encoding energy transducer TonB → MIHHRMWNYVAMWLAMAMAMAMAMAFASPAFAAGKGPGAVRKQAEMSMVVTGQVRIAADGRVDDVRIDRESEIPKAVADLIRQNVPQWRFEPLATPDAAAATDTPMNLRVVARRLYGQAEEAYELRLGSAHFGRDEPSHLPSQAQMQPPTYPELAARSNVSGLVYVVARIGRDGRVEDAFAEQVNLNAVGSEAQMKRFRELLAQSTLTTARQWQFAPPTQGPYADEAHWLVRVPVAYKLKRDKTPAYGQWDLYIPGPRQRAPWIDADHDATAGVDAFGDERIQSVGRGRRLLTPIDRNS, encoded by the coding sequence ATGATCCATCACAGGATGTGGAATTACGTTGCGATGTGGCTGGCGATGGCGATGGCGATGGCGATGGCGATGGCGTTCGCATCGCCGGCGTTCGCGGCCGGCAAGGGCCCGGGCGCGGTGCGCAAGCAGGCCGAAATGAGCATGGTCGTGACCGGCCAGGTCCGCATCGCGGCCGACGGCCGGGTCGACGACGTGCGCATCGATCGCGAAAGCGAGATCCCCAAGGCCGTCGCCGACCTGATCCGGCAGAACGTCCCGCAATGGCGGTTCGAGCCGCTGGCGACGCCGGACGCCGCGGCCGCGACCGACACGCCGATGAACCTGCGGGTGGTCGCGCGCCGGCTGTACGGGCAGGCCGAGGAAGCCTACGAACTGCGCCTGGGCAGCGCCCATTTCGGCCGCGACGAGCCCTCGCATCTGCCCAGCCAGGCGCAGATGCAGCCGCCGACCTATCCGGAACTGGCCGCGCGTTCCAACGTATCGGGCCTGGTCTACGTGGTGGCGCGGATCGGCCGCGACGGCCGGGTCGAGGATGCCTTCGCCGAACAGGTCAACCTCAACGCGGTCGGCAGCGAAGCGCAGATGAAGCGGTTCCGCGAGCTGCTGGCCCAGTCCACGCTGACCACCGCCAGGCAGTGGCAGTTCGCGCCGCCGACCCAAGGCCCGTATGCCGATGAGGCGCACTGGCTGGTCCGGGTGCCGGTGGCCTACAAACTCAAGCGCGACAAGACCCCGGCTTACGGGCAGTGGGACCTCTACATCCCCGGTCCGCGCCAGCGCGCGCCGTGGATCGACGCCGACCACGATGCGACCGCCGGCGTCGATGCCTTCGGCGACGAGCGCATCCAATCGGTCGGTCGGGGCCGGCGTTTGCTTACGCCGATCGACCGCAACAGCTGA